One genomic region from Reichenbachiella ulvae encodes:
- the msrB gene encoding peptide-methionine (R)-S-oxide reductase MsrB — protein sequence MEKSEEEWKAELSPEQFQILRKKGTERPFTGKYWDFDKQGQYHCAGCGQELFKSDTKFDAGCGWPSFFQPSDEKHINRHADYSHGMVRTEVTCSNCGGHLGHVFTDGPEPTGLRYCINSASIDFTE from the coding sequence ATGGAAAAGTCAGAAGAAGAATGGAAAGCTGAATTGAGCCCTGAGCAATTCCAAATATTAAGAAAAAAAGGGACTGAAAGACCTTTTACTGGAAAGTACTGGGACTTTGACAAGCAAGGACAATATCACTGCGCAGGTTGTGGGCAGGAGCTGTTCAAGTCTGATACTAAATTTGATGCGGGATGTGGATGGCCCAGTTTCTTTCAGCCCAGCGACGAAAAGCATATCAATCGACACGCTGACTATTCGCATGGTATGGTGAGGACAGAAGTTACATGCTCTAATTGCGGAGGGCACTTGGGTCATGTTTTTACAGATGGTCCTGAACCCACAGGCCTTAGGTACTGTATCAATTCTGCCTCTATTGACTTTACGGAATAG
- a CDS encoding fatty acid desaturase family protein yields MLLLFFVPLIILSIGVVQSGWMVFLLYLVSGLGMTGIGMGVMHDALHGSYSQNKWVNKVLGYSINIIGANASVWKIQHNVLHHTYTNIEGSDDDINMPFFLRFSPNTKHHRVHKYQHFYVWFFYGFLTLIWVTAKDFVRINRYKKIGYFKKKHDVFKELAKTILWKVIYYSYSLVIPIIMLPVSPWLVVGAFLFMHFFTGMFISVVFQTAHVMPSSEFPNPDEKGMMPDEWSVHQLVTTSNYAPRSKVFSWFIGGLNFQIEHHLLPHVCHVHYKQLSKIVLEKAEKYGIPYNTKPTFWDAICDHFRMMRALGQNTVAV; encoded by the coding sequence ATGCTCCTTTTATTTTTTGTTCCACTTATCATCTTATCTATTGGAGTAGTCCAGTCAGGATGGATGGTCTTTTTACTTTATCTGGTCAGTGGTTTGGGTATGACAGGTATAGGTATGGGCGTCATGCATGATGCCTTGCATGGTTCTTATTCTCAAAACAAATGGGTTAACAAGGTTTTGGGTTATTCGATCAATATTATTGGTGCGAATGCCTCAGTATGGAAAATCCAGCACAATGTGTTGCACCATACTTATACAAATATTGAGGGGTCTGATGATGATATCAATATGCCGTTTTTTCTTCGGTTTTCACCCAATACCAAACATCACCGCGTGCATAAATATCAGCATTTTTATGTTTGGTTCTTTTATGGTTTTCTAACCTTGATTTGGGTTACAGCCAAAGACTTTGTTCGGATCAATAGGTATAAAAAAATAGGGTACTTTAAGAAAAAGCATGATGTTTTTAAAGAATTGGCTAAAACCATCTTATGGAAGGTGATATACTATAGTTACTCTTTAGTTATTCCGATTATTATGTTACCGGTTTCACCATGGTTGGTGGTAGGTGCTTTCTTGTTTATGCATTTTTTTACGGGTATGTTTATATCAGTAGTGTTCCAAACTGCACATGTGATGCCTAGTTCGGAATTTCCGAACCCGGACGAAAAAGGAATGATGCCGGATGAATGGTCTGTGCATCAGCTAGTAACTACTAGCAATTACGCACCTAGAAGTAAGGTTTTTAGTTGGTTTATTGGAGGCTTGAACTTTCAGATTGAGCATCATTTGCTTCCTCATGTGTGCCATGTACACTACAAGCAACTTTCAAAAATTGTTTTAGAGAAAGCGGAAAAATATGGAATTCCTTATAATACTAAGCCTACATTTTGGGATGCAATTTGTGATCATTTCAGAATGATGCGTGCATTAGGCCAAAATACGGTGGCAGTCTAA
- a CDS encoding PorP/SprF family type IX secretion system membrane protein: MKRYKVLLVTSLVTLMSLTGVAQQRPVFSTYPYNGLALNPAYAGSLNLFSAIFTNRNQWVNIEGAPVYQSLTAHTTFKENQVGTGLNVVRDKIGVHEQYSLYGSFAYKIRTQIGILSMGLQAGFDQRTSNFNELDWFSQEDPLAVYANDFNPNFGAGIYFANRDYFIGASVPYILTPKIEYEQDDIQTTGIASRYYYVTGGFVKDLSRNLKINPSVLLRLQDKTPISFDVNVNLIISEIVYVGASYRHQDCVSLMTQLVLNENFRLGYAYDIPTSDLNGYTAGSHEILLNYRIKLKTSKKDGLCPVYF; the protein is encoded by the coding sequence ATGAAAAGATATAAAGTACTTCTGGTAACTAGTTTAGTTACACTAATGAGCTTGACAGGCGTTGCACAGCAACGTCCTGTCTTTTCTACTTACCCATACAACGGGCTCGCTTTGAACCCCGCCTATGCAGGAAGTCTGAATCTCTTTTCAGCCATTTTCACCAATCGAAATCAATGGGTAAACATTGAAGGCGCACCCGTCTATCAGTCACTGACAGCTCATACCACCTTCAAAGAAAACCAGGTAGGTACGGGGCTAAACGTAGTGCGCGATAAGATTGGTGTTCATGAGCAGTACAGTCTTTACGGAAGTTTTGCCTACAAGATCAGAACACAAATTGGTATTCTATCTATGGGATTACAAGCCGGTTTTGACCAAAGAACCTCCAACTTCAACGAGTTGGATTGGTTCAGTCAGGAAGATCCATTAGCTGTCTATGCCAATGATTTCAACCCAAATTTTGGTGCAGGGATATATTTTGCGAACAGGGATTACTTCATCGGAGCATCGGTTCCTTATATTCTAACACCTAAAATAGAGTACGAACAAGATGATATTCAAACTACAGGTATAGCATCGCGTTACTACTACGTCACTGGGGGATTCGTGAAAGATTTGAGCAGAAACCTAAAAATCAATCCATCTGTTCTCTTAAGATTACAAGACAAGACGCCTATTAGTTTTGACGTCAATGTCAATTTAATCATAAGTGAAATCGTATATGTGGGTGCTTCCTACCGTCATCAGGACTGTGTATCTCTCATGACGCAATTGGTATTGAACGAAAACTTTAGACTTGGCTATGCCTATGACATCCCAACTAGCGACTTGAATGGTTATACTGCTGGATCTCATGAGATTCTTCTCAACTATAGAATCAAATTGAAAACAAGCAAGAAAGATGGCTTGTGTCCAGTATACTTCTAA